From a single Triplophysa rosa linkage group LG17, Trosa_1v2, whole genome shotgun sequence genomic region:
- the b3gnt7l gene encoding UDP-GlcNAc:betaGal beta-1,3-N-acetylglucosaminyltransferase 7, like has translation MNCLLNNLRTCVMEFFFKKKKNLRTAVSLTLAFATLLMLQKLIPVDTNIKDIKVGLKNKKCGPECLPFNGNRMRSFGNASQLHGGAFEPSENPILTSWDVHSISCTENSTMRSQDWFRSLNPRFHQFVLRRHCKYFPMLLNHPEKCGGDVDLLVVVKSVIEEHDRREAVRKTWGKEQVIRGMNIKTLFLLGTPSTGKDARNLQALVKYEDRTFGDILQWDFMDTFFNLTLKEVNFLRWFNIYCSKVPFIFKGDDDVFVHSKNLVELIGFKIEENKVDNLIIGDTIFKAKPIRNRQSKYFIPKELYDEPYPPYLGGGGFLMSSKVAHRLFIVSENVELYPIDDVFLGMCLQRLHITPELHHAFRTFGIIKRKVTPLNREPCFFRNLIVVHKLGPQELLRMWSLVQNEDLVCARKTVL, from the coding sequence ATGAACTGCCTTCTAAACAACCTGAGGACGTGCGTAATGGAATTCTTCTTTAAAAAGAAGAAGAATTTGAGGACTGCGGTCAGCTTGACTTTGGCGTTTGCAACTTTACTTATGCTTCAGAAATTAATACCGGTGGATACGAACATCAAAGACATCAAAGTCGGGctgaaaaacaagaaatgcGGACCCGAATGTCTCCCATTCAACGGTAACAGAATGCGGAGCTTCGGAAACGCATCCCAATTACACGGAGGTGCTTTCGAACCTTCGGAAAACCCCATACTGACAAGTTGGGATGTGCATAGTATTAGCTGTACAGAAAACTCCACGATGAGGAGCCAGGACTGGTTTCGCAGTTTAAATCCAAGGTTTCATCAGTTTGTCCTGCGCAGACACTGCAAGTATTTCCCTATGTTGTTAAATCATCCGGAGAAGTGTGGCGGTGACGTGGATCTTCTTGTGGTTGTAAAGTCGGTCATTGAAGAACATGACCGACGAGAGGCCGTGCGCAAGACCTGGGGTAAAGAACAGGTCATCCGGGGAATGaacatcaaaactttatttctaTTAGGCACTCCGTCGACTGGCAAAGACGCACGAAATTTACAAGCGCTGGTTAAGTATGAAGACCGAACGTTTGGGGACATACTGCAGTGGGACTTCATGGACACCTTTTTCAATCTCACCCTAAAGGAGGTTAATTTTCTGAGGTGGTTCAACATCTACTGTAGTAAAGTACCGTTCATCTTCAAAGGAGATGATGATGTGTTTGTCCACAGCAAAAACCTGGTGGAACTAATTGGTTTCAAAATCGAGGAGAACAAGGTGGACAATCTCATCATTGGAGACACCATTTTTAAAGCCAAACCGATCAGGAACCGTCAGAGTAAATATTTCATTCCTAAAGAGCTGTATGACGAACCTTATCCACCTTATTTGGGTGGAGGTGGATTCCTCATGTCCTCTAAAGTGGCCCACAGGCTGTTTATTGTCAGCGAGAACGTGGAGCTTTATCCAATAGATGATGTGTTTTTGGGCATGTGTCTTCAGAGGTTGCACATTACCCCTGAGCTGCATCATGCCTTTAGGACATTCGGGATCATAAAGCGTAAAGTGACCCCTTTGAACAGGGAGCCTTGCTTCTTCAGGAACCTCATCGTGGTGCACAAACTTGGTCCTCAGGAGCTCTTGAGAATGTGGAGCCTTGTACAAAATGAGGACCTTGTCTGTGCCAGAAAAACTGTGTTGTGA
- the lg17h1orf174 gene encoding UPF0688 protein C1orf174 homolog, whose protein sequence is MRAKQRAEKRRILRGLASDIVNASRARQMAGDGGEAKRFPKRPFHGEGDENASANENENVKIPPGKKTSSDARCGKERRGKENSSILTHCRTSGSTEAKMDQTVVCGSQTREDPSIFDEDSNHIFPVEQFFGNMDAVQEYQRRSPGSKRMSRREYRSQHFYAKEDSEDEQL, encoded by the exons ATGAGGGCAAAGCAG CGAGCAGAAAAGAGGAGAATCCTGCGCGGTTTGGCGTCTGATATCGTGAACGCGAGCAGAGCGCGACAGATGGCTGGCGACGGCGGAGAGGCCAAACGCTTCCCAAAGAGACCGTTTCACGGCGAGGGGGACGAAAACGCCAGTGCGAATGAGAATGAAAACGTCAAAATTCCGCCCGGAAAAAAGACTTCGAGCGACGCTCGATGCGGGAAAGAACGGCGCGGTAAAGAGAACTCTAGCATTTTGACGCACTGCCGCACGAGCGGCTCTACAGAGGCGAAAATGGACCAGACGGTCGTTTGCGGTTCCCAGACGCGGGAGGACCCGAGCATCTTCGACGAGGACAGCAATCACATCTTCCCGGTGGAACAGTTCTTTGGGAACATGGATGCTGTTCAG GAATACCAACGCAGATCTCCAGGCAGCAAGAGGATGAGCCGGAGAGAGTACAGGAGTCAGCATTTTTATGCCAAAGAGGACAGTGAAGACGAGCAGCTATGA
- the dffb gene encoding DNA fragmentation factor subunit beta, protein MHKTKPKMFKIRSAHNAKKYGVAAVSLKELIKKGCHFLKVSSIGVHICLYEDGTVVTEDYFQNLPENTELVLLSEGESWNYGFVYEINQVLGLDGHTEQLIDAARTLLSDEHSPKRRKIFGDILRNLKDNSQVESREDKEWFEGIHVRFKTKSAYMKYNCESRIRGYLKEVDGQTKVISNAKTKNEYKKVAEMLAEKLKAVRYNGAYFDRSEKDVHRLCTEEGWFSCEGAFDVNECTFFHSINPYGNRESRIIFSTWNLDHIIEKKRTVIPTLVEALKKKKSSEINLDYFYKLLFTRENLKLVHIVCHKKGAHELHCDLRKIYKWVKK, encoded by the exons atgcacaaaacaaaacccaaaaTGTTTAAGATAAGAAGTGCCCACAATGCCAAAAAATACGGAGTTGCGGCTGTTAGCTTAAAAGAGCTTATTAAAAAGGGGTGTCATTTTCTAAAG GTATCCAGCATCGGTGTACATATCTGCTTATACGAAGATGGAACAGTAGTTACTGAAGATTATTTCCAAAATCTCCCTGAAAATACAGAACTTGTTCTCCTCTCAGAGGGAGAAAGTTGGAACTATGGTT TTGTTTATGAAATAAATCAAGTCCTAGGTTTGGATggacacacagagcagctgatCGATGCCGCCAGGACTCTTCTATCGGATGAACATTCTCCGAAACGACGCAAAATATTTGGAGACATTCTGAGAAATCTGAAGGACAATTCACAGGTGGAGAGCAGAGAAGATAAGGAGTGGTTTGAAG GAATCCATGTCCGGTTTAAGACCAAGTCTGCGTACATGAAATATAACTGTGAGAGCAGAATTCGTGGATATTTGAAAGAG GTTGATGGACAAACAAAGGTCATTTCCAATGCCAAgacaaaaaatgaatataaaaaggTGGCGGAGATGTTGGCAGAGAAACTGAAGGCCGTGCGCTACAATGGTGCCTACTTTGATCGATCAGAGAAAGACGTCCACAGGCTGTGTACTGAAGAGGGCTGGTTCTCCTGCGAG GGTGCCTTCGATGTGAACGAGTGCACATTTTTCCATTCAATAAACCCATATGGGAACCGTGAAAGCAGAATAATTTTTAGCACCTGGAATCTGGACCACAT AATAGAGAAGAAGAGAACTGTCATCCCCACTCTTGTTGAGGCACTGAAGAAGAAAAAGAGCAGTGAAATAAATCTggattatttttacaaactgctGTTCACAAGAGAGAATCTCAAATTGGTTCACATCGTCTGCCATAAGAAAGGGGCCCATGAGCTCCACTGCGATCTACGAAAAATCTACAAATGGGTCAAGAAATGA